One genomic region from Gossypium hirsutum isolate 1008001.06 chromosome D13, Gossypium_hirsutum_v2.1, whole genome shotgun sequence encodes:
- the LOC107919846 gene encoding far upstream element-binding protein 2, which translates to MAEEEAVAPAPSPVPSDLKRKLEDVEPHDPHADNMPRDSALDPDAQDNDAAPSDLSEAKRPRLDDDKTDGLASENGFEAEKSHEPDKEEEEGLQQNELNKQAENGDSPAKEAEETVKPEQYEGTAEETDGQSADNPETADAELGKVESFEADNGQEPAKEDNKQPSDDLPQQEVDDGTTITRKMEVPNAKVGVLIGKAGDTIRYLQYNSGAKIQIMRDADADRDAPTRPVEIIGTLSSIIKAEKLINAVIAEADAGGSPSLVARGLATTQAAGAADQIEIQVPNEKVGLIIGRGGETIKGLQTRSGARIQLIPQHLPEGDGSKERTVRVTGDKKQIEIAREMIKDVMNQTVRPSPLSGGFNQQGYRPRGNSGPPQWGPRGHPPQTSYDYQQRGPYPSHNSHYQPPYGGYPSHQMAPRSNFGSSWEQRPHSMQGPPQSGGYDYYSRQGGVSNQHLTSIPGHGPGPSPAPAMGLPPSQSSYNYGQPRGPADYAHPPPYSQAAPQHGYGHGYEEKYENHTPVQHPYGGHGSAQPGYAQPGPQPGYAPQQQYGKPPSYGMQSQGPQTYGPPANQPGEVPYQGPTAQSYGSNVPPQQQYAYASSGPTQQSYPPYGSAPPSDGYSQPSAVGGQAYPQQGSQPVPGYSQPTAYAQASSAAGYGQYPPSQQGYSEQTQAPNNAGYGYQGAQDSGYGGAPAATYGAPPASGQATYAQTTAAQPTYDQPVPQSGSYAAAPGSAPAGYGKTVSPQPGYPQYDSTQMYAAPR; encoded by the exons ATGGCTGAGGAAGAGGCCGTAGCCCCTGCACCCAGCCCCGTCCCTTCCGATCTTAAGCGAAAACTCGAGGATGTCGAGCCCCACGACCCCCATGCGGACAACATGCCTCGCGACTCTGCTTTAGACCCTGATGCCCAAGATAACGATGCTGCACCATCTGATTTGTCCGAGGCCAAACGCCCTAGGCTCGACGACGATAAAACCGATGGCTTGG CCAGTGAGAATGGATTTGAAGCTGAGAAATCGCATGAACCTGACAAGGAGGAGGAGGAGGGTTTGCAGCAAAATGAGCTTAACAAGCAAGCAGAGAATGGTGATTCTCCTGCAAAGGAGGCTGAAGAAACTGTAAAACCTGAGCAATATGAAGGAACTGCAGAGGAAACAGATGGGCAGTCTGCAGATAATCCTGAAACTGCTGATGCTGAGTTAGGTAAAGTTGAGAGTTTTGAGGCAGATAACGGTCAAGAACCTGCTAAAGAGGATAATAAGCAACCTTCTGATGACTTGCCTCAGCAGGAGGTTGATGATGGTACAACTATTACTCGCAAAATGGAGGTTCCTAATGCGAAG GTTGGCGTTCTCATTGGCAAGGCAGGAGATACTATAAGGTACCTGCAATACAACTCTGGGGCAAAAATTCAAATCATGAGGGATGCAGATGCTGATCGGGATGCTCCTACAAGACCTGTAGAAATTATCGGGACTTTGAGTAGCATAATCAAGGCTGAGAAGCTTATAAATGCTGTCATAGCAGAG GCTGATGCTGGGGGTTCTCCTTCCCTAGTAGCTAGGGGCCTTGCTACCACACAGGCTGCTGGTGCTGCCGATCAAATTGAGATACAAGTTCCAAATGAGAAG GTTGGTTTAATCATTGGTAGAGGTGGGGAAACTATAAAAGGACTGCAGACGAGGTCAGGGGCTCGAATTCAG TTGATACCTCAACATCTCCCAGAAGGGGATGGATCAAAAGAAAGGACAGTGAGGGTAACTGGGGATAAGAAGCAAATTGAGATTGCCAGAGAAATGATAAAAGATGTTATGAATCAG ACTGTCAGGCCATCACCTCTTTCTGGTGGTTTCAATCAGCAAGGCTATCGACCTCGGGGAAACAGTGGTCCACCTCAGTGGGGTCCCCGGGGGCATCCTCCTCAGACATCATATGATTATCAGCAACGAGGACCATATCCATCTCACAACTCTCATTATCAACCTCCGTATGGTGGGTACCCTTCTCACCAAATGGCTCCAAGGAGCAACTTTGGTTCTAGTTGGGAGCAGAGGCCTCATAGCATGCAGGGACCTCCTCAGAGTGGAGGTTATGATTACTACAGCAGGCAAGGGGGGGTCTCTAACCAACATTTGACTTCAATTCCTGGTCATGGACCGGGTCCCTCACCTGCTCCAGCTATGGGGCTGCCTCCATCTCAGTCGAGTTATAATTATGGACAGCCTCGTGGTCCAGCAGATTATGCGCATCCACCACCCTATTCGCAAGCTGCTCCCCAGCATGGCTACGGACATGGATATGAAGAGAAGTATGAAAATCATACCCCAGTTCAGCATCCTTATGGAGGGCATGGATCTGCTCAGCCAGGATATGCACAGCCAGGTCCTCAACCTGGGTATGCCCCTCAGCAGCAATATGGCAAGCCACCATCTTATGGCATGCAGTCACAAGGACCCCAAACATATGGACCTCCAGCCAATCAACCTGGAGAAGTACCATATCAAGGTCCAACTGCTCAGTCATATGGTTCAAATGTGCCTCCACAGCAGCAGTATGCATATGCATCAAGTGGGCCAACGCAACAAAGCTATCCTCCATATGGCTCTGCACCACCTAGTGATGGGTACAGTCAGCCTTCAGCTGTGGGTGGCCAGGCTTATCCGCAGCAAGGTAGCCAGCCTGTTCCTGGTTACAGTCAACCAACTGCATATGCACAAGCAAGTAGCGCTGCTGGGTATGGTCAATACCCACCATCGCAACAAGGCTACTCTGAACAGACACAGGCTCCTAACAATGCAGGTTATGGGTATCAAGGGGCGCAGGATTCTGGTTATGGTGGTGCGCCTGCAGCAACATATGGTGCGCCCCCAGCCAGTGGCCAAGCAACTTATGCTCAAACAACAGCAGCTCAGCCTACCTATGATCAGCCTGTTCCTCAATCTGGTAGTTATGCTGCAGCGCCAGGTAGTGCACCTGCTGGGTATGGAAAAACAGTATCCCCCCAACCTGGATATCCGCAGTATGATTCCACCCAGATGTATGCTGCACCGCGTTGA
- the LOC107920319 gene encoding tubulin-folding cofactor E yields MEQTTFFTLGQRVHSSTDPRRVGTVKFVGNVEGYSGIWVGVDWDNEGDGKHDGSINGVRYFQGRSQNSASFLRPQNLSPGISLLQALKLRYQSHSTEQDEDEMYVLSASNKRVSVQLLGKDKIQDKLSRFEELTSASISYLGVSTPGDPAEISASVPNLKELDLMGNLIMDWKDVGTICEQLPHLVALNLSNNLMTQNMTGLPLLKAIRVLVLNSTGINWSQVEILEHSLPVIEELHLMGNNISSIKPTSSSTVQGFDFLRLLNLEDNCLAEWDEILKLSQLKSLEQLYLNKNKLTCIFYPDKIQEVLSNHESCEESYFPFQNLRCLLLGSNEINDLASIDSLNTFPKLIDIRLSDNPIADPARGGLPRFVLIARLAKVEMLNGSEISARERKESEIRYVRLVMSKLLDNPEEINRLHPRFVELKNFYGIEDERPLVGAAGPQKMASGLLSITLKCVASSVGEKLPLTKKLPATTTVGKLKALCENFFKLKSLKLKLFLQEEGSPLPMLLDDEMATLMDMGIGNESTIIVDEES; encoded by the exons ATGGAGCAAACCACATTTTTCACACTTGGGCAACGCGTCCACTCATCCACCGATCCCCGCCGCGTGGGCACTGTCAAGTTCGTTGGCAACGTGGAAGGGTACTCTGGCATTTGGGTCGGGGTCGACTGGGACAATGAAGGAGATGGCAAACATGATGGCTCCATCAATGGAGTCCGATACTTCCAAGGTCGATCCCAAAACTCCGCCTCATTCCTGAGACCTCAGAACCTCAGCCCCGGCATTTCACTCCTTCAAGCTCTTAAGCTCAGATATCAATCCCACTCCACCGAACAAGATGAGG ATGAAATGTATGTGCTTTCAGCCAGCAACAAGCGTGTATCAGTTCAACTATTGGGTAAAGACAAGATCCAAGATAAGCTAAGTCGATTTGAAGAGCTGACAAGTGCATCAATATCGTATTTGGGTGTCAGCACTCCTGGAGATCCGGCTGAAATTAGTGCTTCTGTGCCAA ATTTAAAGGAGCTTGACTTGATGGGAAATTTGATTATGGATTGGAAG GACGTTGGCACCATATGTGAACAGTTACCGCATCTTGTAGCACTCAATCTgtctaataatttaatgacacaGAACATGACAGGGTTGCCCCTTCTAAAAGCCATCCGTGTTTTAGTTTTGAACAGTACGGGCATAAACTGGTCGCAG GTTGAAATCCTTGAACATTCATTACCAGTGATTGAGGAGTTACACCTGATGGGGAATAACATAAGCAGCATAAAG CCAACATCTTCCTCCACCGTTCAGGGATTTGATTTTTTGCGGCTTCTGAATTTGGAAGATAATTGCTTAGCTGAATGGGATGAAATCTTGAAACTTTCTCAACTGAAAAG TTTGGAGCAGCTTTATTTAAACAAGAACAAGTTGACCTGCATCTTTTACCCAGATAAGATACAAGAAGTTCTCAGTAATCATGAGTCATGTGAGGAAAGCTACTTTCCGTTTCAAAATCTACGATGCCTTCTTCTTG GAAGTAATGAAATTAACGATTTGGCTTCAATTGACTCATTGAACACTTTCCCAAAACTGATT GACATCAGGCTTTCTGATAATCCGATAGCTGATCCTGCAAGAGGTGGTCTCCCAAGATTTGTTTTAATTGCACGATTAGCAAAAGTTGAAATGCTAAATGGAAGTGAG ATAAGTGCTCGTGAAAGAAAGGAGTCAGAAATCCG ATATGTGCGCTTAGTAATGTCAAAGTTGCTTGATAATCCAGAAGAGATTAACCGCCTTCATCCCCG GTTTGTTGAGTTGAAGAACTTTTATGGGATTGAGGATGAAAGGCCATTAGTGGGAGCAGCAGGCCCTCAGAAGATGGCCTCCGGACTATTGT CTATCACTTTGAAATGTGTGGCCTCATCAGTCGGTGAGAAGCTTCCGTTGACAAAGAAATTGCCAGCCACTACCACA GTTGGAAAACTGAAGGCTCTTTGTGAAAACTTTTTTAAACTAAAGTCGTTGAAGCTGAAATTGTTTCTTCAAGAAGAG GGTTCTCCTTTGCCAATGTTGCTTGATGATGAAATGGCAACATTAATGGACATGGGGATTGGGAATGAATCTACCATTATCGTGGATGAAGAGAGTTGA